Part of the Fusobacterium sp. IOR10 genome is shown below.
AAAGAAAAACTTAATTCAATTGATTTTACACATTTTTATTCTTCTCCCTTAGGAAGAGCCAAGGAAACTTTAGCAATCTTAACTGAAGATAGAATAAATCCAAAAATAGAAACTATTGAAAATTTTAGTGAAATAAATATGGGAGATATGGAAGGAGTTCCTAGGGATTATTTTGAAAAAGCTCATCCTGTACAATTTTATAATCTTTGGAAGGATGGGAAAAATTATGACCCAAAGGATTTCAATGGAGAATCATTTGAAAACGTTTATAATAGAGCGAAAACTGGTCTTTTAGCTCTAACTAAAAAACATAGTCCAAACGATAAACTGCTTATTGTCTCTCACGGAATTTTACTTGAAGCTATTTTTGCTTTTATAAAAAAAGAAGGAATCGAATATTTTGGAGAAGAAAACGTTCCTAAAAATACAAGTTATACAGTTATTGAGTACACTAATAATGAATTTAAAATTTTAGATTTTTCAAATACTTCTCATTTAGACTAAAACAAAAAGGAAAATTATGAAAAATATTAATGGTATCATACAAATAATACATGGAATGAGTGAATCTAAAGAAAGATACTCTAATTTAGTTGATTTTTTTGAAAAAAATAACTATTTAGTTTTCATCAAGGAACATAAATATCATGGAAAAAAATTTATTAATAATTTGGGAATGTTTGAGAATGATTTTGAAACTTTAGTTAAAGATCAAATTTTATTTTCCAAACAATTAATAAAAAAATATCCAAATATTCCAATATATATATATGCTCACAGTATGGGATCTTTTATAGGGCAAGAACATATGAAAACTTCCTCTAATATAATTAGTGGATATATTTTTGCAGGTTCCTCATATAAACCATTTTTTCTTTGGAAATTCGCTAGATATTTCTCGTTTTTTTTTAATAAACTCTATAAAAATAAAAAAGCTCCCTTTATTCATAAAATAATATTTTTAGGATATAACAATAAATTCAAAAAAGATAATCTTAAAAATAGTTGGTTAACTAGAAACCTTAATTCTGTTAAAGAGTATAATTCTAGTCCATTAACAGGTTTTATTTATTCTAGTAGTTTTTATAAGAATTTTTTCTTTTTTTTAGATAACCTTTATAATATTAATTCATTTAAAAATATTCGTA
Proteins encoded:
- a CDS encoding histidine phosphatase family protein — its product is MILYFVRHGQTVWNKNKIFQGIKDSPLTELGKNQTKKLKEKLNSIDFTHFYSSPLGRAKETLAILTEDRINPKIETIENFSEINMGDMEGVPRDYFEKAHPVQFYNLWKDGKNYDPKDFNGESFENVYNRAKTGLLALTKKHSPNDKLLIVSHGILLEAIFAFIKKEGIEYFGEENVPKNTSYTVIEYTNNEFKILDFSNTSHLD
- a CDS encoding alpha/beta fold hydrolase; its protein translation is MKNINGIIQIIHGMSESKERYSNLVDFFEKNNYLVFIKEHKYHGKKFINNLGMFENDFETLVKDQILFSKQLIKKYPNIPIYIYAHSMGSFIGQEHMKTSSNIISGYIFAGSSYKPFFLWKFARYFSFFFNKLYKNKKAPFIHKIIFLGYNNKFKKDNLKNSWLTRNLNSVKEYNSSPLTGFIYSSSFYKNFFFFLDNLYNINSFKNIRKNISILIISGSLDPVGNFKKNIISLKNFYFNLKFNNLKLKFFEDCRHELHNETNNTEIFNYIGSLSTGVGGEK